In one Chitinophaga sancti genomic region, the following are encoded:
- a CDS encoding gliding motility-associated C-terminal domain-containing protein, producing MTRIYFASLLLLICFCKSYGQTYTPVPITGYAIDAVAESGTSSAAVTTIGLDLQLKVLYSATFAATNNIAAGLPDNGTIVNGQRTYQLKNYDSLNAIFLSANAAAAGTTTTGTYTLLTPAAYSKISLLAWSTERSSTFNVTLHFVNAPDVNAGTFTVADWFGGNNPMINAIGRILRTTSAPYTVEGLSSNDPRMYAVDIPVPCNVQSQLLSSVTFDYIIGGGGDSRAVIAAISAVPFAPIAATATTVPATCGYANGSITVSVSGGTAPLTLAWNTNPVQFTNTATNLAAGAYTVSILDGNGCITNFDTTLSQNSPVQIAAKARPAAICAGASTTIYAVPTGGQIIKYTWEPGAIPDSSTLITPASSTQYTVTAEDAFGCIIKDSVKITVNSQPGAPAATAPAVCPDSTATLLVTNPVDSLTYNWYPLISGGENLGSGKSYTTPGITTPTSYFVEAVNGSCVSGRTQVTVTPFEKVDTPHIKAGNTSGSTITFTWDPVPGATGYLVSVNGAAYTTPSSGTTGTTHVVNAQMIDSVTLTVVALGPLACENNKNSITVKLKADPIYVPNAFTPNGDGLNDIFKAEGNTIAAIDMMVFNQWGELIFHSMTLGSGWDGTYNGKKQPTGVYMYTIRVIQNDQTIITKKGSINLLR from the coding sequence ATGACACGAATCTACTTCGCCTCCCTCCTCCTGCTGATATGCTTTTGCAAATCCTATGGGCAAACGTATACCCCTGTACCAATTACAGGATATGCTATTGATGCCGTTGCGGAATCAGGTACCAGTTCTGCTGCAGTGACCACCATTGGTCTTGACCTGCAGTTAAAGGTATTGTATTCAGCAACTTTTGCGGCTACTAATAATATCGCCGCCGGCTTACCTGACAACGGAACGATTGTAAACGGGCAACGTACTTACCAGCTGAAGAATTACGATAGTCTGAATGCAATCTTTCTCTCTGCCAATGCAGCAGCTGCTGGTACCACAACTACCGGTACTTACACGCTGCTCACCCCTGCTGCATATTCTAAAATCAGTTTACTCGCATGGTCTACCGAGCGAAGCAGTACCTTCAATGTTACCCTGCACTTTGTGAATGCACCGGATGTAAATGCAGGTACCTTTACTGTCGCGGACTGGTTTGGTGGCAACAATCCAATGATCAATGCCATTGGCCGTATTCTCAGAACCACTTCAGCACCTTATACCGTGGAGGGGCTTTCCAGCAATGATCCACGCATGTATGCTGTAGATATTCCTGTTCCCTGTAATGTACAGTCACAGTTATTATCATCTGTTACCTTTGATTATATAATCGGAGGCGGCGGTGATTCACGTGCTGTAATAGCGGCTATTTCCGCAGTGCCTTTTGCACCCATTGCCGCTACTGCCACCACCGTTCCGGCTACCTGTGGTTATGCCAATGGTAGTATTACCGTATCCGTTAGTGGAGGTACCGCACCATTGACACTGGCATGGAATACCAACCCGGTTCAGTTTACCAATACTGCTACAAACCTGGCTGCGGGAGCTTATACCGTAAGCATCCTGGATGGCAATGGCTGTATCACGAATTTTGACACCACACTTTCGCAGAACTCTCCTGTACAGATCGCAGCAAAGGCAAGACCAGCGGCTATTTGTGCCGGAGCGTCCACGACTATATACGCTGTACCTACCGGTGGGCAGATTATAAAATATACCTGGGAACCCGGTGCTATTCCGGATTCCAGCACACTGATCACACCGGCTTCTTCTACCCAATACACAGTGACTGCAGAAGATGCTTTTGGCTGTATTATAAAAGATAGTGTAAAGATTACCGTCAACTCACAACCTGGTGCGCCTGCTGCTACAGCACCTGCAGTATGTCCGGACAGTACTGCCACCCTGCTGGTCACAAATCCTGTCGATAGCCTGACTTACAACTGGTATCCTTTGATCTCCGGTGGTGAAAACCTGGGATCAGGAAAAAGCTATACAACACCCGGCATCACGACACCAACCTCTTATTTTGTAGAAGCGGTGAATGGTTCCTGTGTGAGTGGGCGTACACAAGTGACTGTCACGCCTTTCGAAAAAGTAGATACGCCTCATATAAAAGCAGGTAACACCAGTGGCAGTACAATTACCTTTACCTGGGATCCGGTACCTGGTGCAACGGGCTATCTCGTATCTGTAAACGGAGCTGCCTATACGACCCCCAGTTCAGGCACTACCGGTACCACACATGTAGTCAATGCACAGATGATTGATAGTGTGACACTGACAGTAGTAGCACTGGGTCCGCTAGCCTGCGAGAACAATAAGAATAGTATTACTGTAAAGCTGAAAGCCGATCCTATTTATGTTCCTAATGCCTTTACACCCAATGGTGATGGACTGAATGATATCTTTAAAGCAGAGGGTAATACTATTGCGGCCATAGATATGATGGTCTTTAACCAGTGGGGAGAACTGATCTTCCATAGCATGACCTTAGGCAGCGGCTGGGATGGTACCTACAATGGGAAGAAACAGCCTACTGGTGTGTATATGTATACGATCAGGGTAATACAAAACGATCAGACAATTATTACAAAGAAAGGTTCTATCAACCTGTTACGATAG
- a CDS encoding PKD domain-containing protein: protein MKHFFTLILLTLLTGWQPLFAQTFSPISVSGFNADIVAEAGNSALAATSTVIDGSNHVIHTTAFATANSLSGGITPTGTFVSGTKTWQMAAFNANNALYMAVPSNAVPNTVGTGTLTLATPAVYSKLSLLAFATEGTATVSVLLTFTDGTTSNAGTITIKDWFNGTPAVVQGYGRITRTNTPMTVDGLTTNPRFYGFDFNIPCAVLGKSLASVTFTQLAATGGTSRALILALAGVAYTPVSYSSTHTDAICGGANGTLTLTATNGSTPYTFKWNTTPVQATAIAINVPAGAYTGTLTDANGCVYTVNETVSLISSATITASASATAVCAGDPVTLSATSSSGTLTNYSWSPGTLTGQTVTDHPSDTTAYIVSAKDVFGCIIKDTVNVAVKPTPTSSFTASPGIICLGSTDTVTFTGTASAAATYNWNNFDGGTIQSGSDAGPYIITFPHAGIYNLSLQVTDDGCASAVTRQAVTISAPPALQLAVSKTPICAGDTVTITYTGTATTAAVPAWHFDNGTVISGTGFGPYQVKYDTSGSVMLGVTDGACTAAADPLLVKVIRRPIARFTPDITQGCAPAVVTFDNRSNYADSYQWSFGDGTTSLLEDPSHTYSNTGLFTVTLTATAQGQCVSTITKTSLINIVPPPIALFSSAPGQNIAVEFKNANFTFNNNSRNGVTYEWEFGDGTSSTEFAPEHRYEVTGDFRVTLYVTNDIGCIDSISRAYYKVIPDLQLEIPNAFSPNGDGINDRWEVDGLKARPNATTEIFNRYGQLVFKGIGFSPWDGTWKGQLMPFGTYYYIIKPAPGEKTYAGWVSLLR from the coding sequence ATGAAGCACTTCTTTACCCTAATACTGTTAACCCTGTTAACAGGTTGGCAGCCCCTGTTTGCCCAAACCTTTTCGCCCATCAGTGTCTCGGGCTTTAACGCAGACATTGTTGCAGAAGCCGGCAACAGCGCTCTGGCAGCTACGTCTACAGTCATTGATGGTAGCAATCACGTCATTCACACTACAGCTTTCGCTACAGCTAACAGCTTATCCGGAGGTATTACACCCACCGGCACTTTTGTAAGTGGTACCAAAACCTGGCAGATGGCCGCTTTCAATGCCAACAACGCATTGTATATGGCCGTGCCTTCAAATGCAGTACCTAATACTGTTGGAACAGGAACACTGACACTCGCCACACCAGCCGTTTACAGCAAATTAAGCCTGCTCGCTTTCGCCACTGAAGGTACTGCCACTGTATCCGTATTGCTGACATTCACGGACGGTACTACTTCCAATGCAGGTACCATTACCATCAAAGACTGGTTCAATGGTACCCCCGCTGTAGTACAGGGCTATGGCCGTATTACACGCACCAATACTCCCATGACCGTCGATGGATTGACTACTAATCCACGCTTTTATGGATTTGATTTCAACATCCCCTGTGCAGTACTGGGCAAATCACTGGCATCTGTTACATTCACACAATTGGCCGCTACCGGCGGTACTTCAAGAGCTCTCATACTCGCACTGGCAGGTGTTGCATACACACCGGTTTCTTATAGCAGCACACATACTGATGCTATATGCGGCGGGGCGAACGGCACACTTACACTGACAGCCACCAATGGTTCTACACCCTATACATTTAAGTGGAATACCACTCCTGTACAGGCAACAGCTATCGCTATCAATGTGCCTGCCGGTGCCTATACAGGCACCCTGACCGATGCGAATGGCTGCGTATACACTGTGAATGAAACGGTGTCACTAATTTCGTCTGCTACGATTACCGCCAGTGCCAGTGCTACAGCCGTTTGTGCAGGAGATCCTGTCACGCTATCGGCTACTTCCAGCAGTGGTACACTGACGAATTACTCCTGGTCACCAGGCACACTGACCGGTCAAACAGTAACGGACCATCCATCAGATACAACTGCCTATATCGTCTCGGCAAAAGATGTCTTTGGCTGCATCATAAAAGATACCGTAAACGTAGCAGTGAAACCAACACCTACATCCTCCTTTACTGCCAGCCCCGGTATCATTTGCCTGGGTAGTACTGACACCGTTACCTTCACCGGCACCGCTTCTGCCGCAGCTACCTACAACTGGAATAATTTTGATGGAGGCACGATACAAAGCGGTAGCGATGCAGGACCTTATATCATTACATTTCCTCATGCAGGTATTTACAATCTAAGCTTACAGGTGACAGATGATGGCTGCGCATCAGCTGTGACAAGGCAAGCAGTCACCATTTCTGCACCACCGGCATTACAGCTGGCTGTGAGTAAAACACCTATCTGTGCAGGAGATACCGTAACCATTACATATACAGGCACAGCCACTACAGCGGCTGTACCAGCCTGGCATTTTGACAATGGTACTGTGATCAGCGGAACGGGCTTCGGGCCTTACCAGGTGAAATATGATACATCCGGTTCTGTAATGCTGGGTGTTACGGATGGGGCCTGCACCGCGGCCGCTGATCCACTTTTAGTAAAAGTGATCAGGCGGCCGATAGCCCGGTTTACACCTGATATTACCCAGGGATGCGCTCCTGCGGTAGTTACTTTTGATAACAGATCCAACTACGCTGACAGCTATCAATGGAGTTTCGGCGATGGTACGACCTCCTTACTGGAAGATCCTTCACACACTTACAGCAATACCGGTTTATTTACCGTCACCCTCACAGCCACCGCGCAGGGCCAATGTGTGAGCACAATTACCAAAACATCACTTATCAACATTGTACCGCCGCCTATTGCTCTTTTCAGTTCAGCCCCGGGGCAGAATATTGCTGTTGAATTTAAAAACGCAAACTTCACCTTTAACAATAATTCCCGGAATGGTGTAACCTATGAATGGGAGTTTGGGGATGGTACCAGCTCCACTGAATTTGCGCCTGAGCACAGGTACGAAGTGACAGGTGATTTTCGTGTAACCCTCTATGTGACCAATGATATTGGCTGTATTGACAGCATCAGCCGTGCATACTACAAAGTGATCCCCGATCTTCAGTTAGAAATACCCAATGCCTTCAGTCCGAATGGTGACGGCATCAATGACCGCTGGGAAGTAGACGGACTCAAAGCCCGTCCCAACGCAACAACCGAAATCTTCAACCGCTATGGCCAGCTGGTATTCAAAGGTATCGGCTTCTCTCCATGGGATGGTACCTGGAAAGGACAACTCATGCCATTCGGCACCTATTACTATATCATTAAACCCGCCCCCGGAGAAAAGACCTATGCCGGATGGGTCTCCCTGCTTCGTTGA
- a CDS encoding protease inhibitor I42 family protein: MNAEIKHLTLGTSLPIVLPGLGTAGFQWFFTVSNPDCVEVVRYNYTIETMRMEAGNSLDVVFMVHSKAPGQTTILFEQKRIWEKHNPPLNTKQFDITVVNH; encoded by the coding sequence ATGAACGCTGAAATAAAACATCTAACTCTCGGTACCTCCCTCCCCATCGTGCTTCCAGGCCTTGGCACTGCCGGCTTTCAATGGTTCTTCACCGTCTCTAATCCCGACTGCGTGGAAGTAGTCCGTTATAACTATACCATTGAGACCATGCGCATGGAAGCAGGCAATAGCCTCGACGTTGTTTTTATGGTACACTCAAAAGCACCAGGTCAGACCACTATCTTATTCGAACAAAAAAGAATATGGGAAAAACACAATCCACCCCTCAATACAAAACAGTTCGATATAACCGTAGTTAATCATTAG
- a CDS encoding C1 family peptidase: protein MSNIKISDLVADLQKSSTQWQARETTVSQLPNPQQKALLGVVVNQAELAAIMSKRDAAAPVANFAQQVDWRNRNGNHITPVKDQGGCGSCVSFCTTSVVEAMASIEKGQLLDLSEADLHFCSNHGANCGGWWPTDAYNQIKTRGIPDEACFPYATAFPDNNIWKQPPHCTVGPNRDARAVKITNSTTIANITERKNYLTNNGPCSAIMHVYDDFFAYADGVYKHVSGSDNGLHCVTVIGYSETEKCWICKNSWGAGWGKGGFFEIGYGEAGIDTEFPFWTASGVKLPAPAHGWYGYENLGGLLSSRPNAVSWAANRIDVVVRGMDSAVYHKWWNGTSWNGYENLGGQIQGAPAICSWANGRLDIFAVGLNHHLYHKWYQGGWSNWEDLGGMLSSEPACVSWGPNRIDVFARGMNSSMWHLWWDGAWHGWEDLGGVITSAPAVSSWASGRLDCFARGQNNHLWHKWYDKGWSNWEDLQSNMFGSPAAVSWGPNRIDVFYPGQTYNMMHKWWDGHNWSGDENLGGALSSDVGVSSWAAGRLDCFVEGTDSQMYHKWYV, encoded by the coding sequence ATGTCTAACATCAAGATTTCCGACCTGGTAGCTGATTTACAAAAATCAAGCACCCAGTGGCAGGCAAGGGAAACTACCGTTTCTCAGCTGCCTAATCCTCAACAGAAAGCCCTTCTCGGCGTAGTTGTCAATCAGGCAGAACTTGCCGCCATTATGAGCAAACGCGATGCCGCTGCCCCTGTAGCAAATTTTGCGCAGCAGGTAGACTGGCGAAACAGGAATGGTAACCATATTACCCCTGTAAAAGACCAGGGTGGATGCGGTTCCTGTGTATCCTTCTGTACAACCTCTGTAGTCGAAGCCATGGCTTCTATCGAAAAAGGACAACTCCTGGATCTTTCTGAGGCAGACCTTCACTTCTGTTCCAACCACGGTGCTAACTGTGGCGGATGGTGGCCCACTGATGCCTACAACCAGATCAAAACACGTGGTATTCCGGACGAAGCCTGCTTCCCTTACGCAACCGCTTTCCCGGACAATAATATCTGGAAACAACCTCCCCATTGCACCGTAGGCCCTAACCGCGATGCAAGAGCCGTTAAAATCACGAATTCTACCACCATCGCAAACATAACAGAGCGTAAAAATTACCTGACCAACAATGGCCCCTGCTCTGCTATCATGCACGTATACGACGATTTCTTCGCATATGCTGATGGTGTATATAAACACGTAAGCGGATCCGACAATGGCCTGCACTGCGTAACCGTTATCGGGTACTCCGAAACAGAAAAATGCTGGATCTGCAAAAACAGCTGGGGGGCCGGCTGGGGTAAAGGCGGATTCTTTGAAATCGGTTATGGTGAAGCCGGTATCGATACCGAATTCCCATTCTGGACCGCTTCAGGCGTAAAACTCCCTGCTCCTGCTCATGGCTGGTATGGCTATGAAAACCTGGGTGGCCTGCTCTCTTCAAGACCTAATGCTGTATCATGGGCTGCTAACCGCATCGATGTGGTGGTTAGAGGTATGGACAGCGCCGTATACCACAAATGGTGGAATGGCACCTCCTGGAACGGTTATGAGAACCTGGGCGGCCAGATTCAGGGCGCTCCCGCTATCTGCTCCTGGGCCAATGGACGCCTCGATATCTTTGCCGTAGGTCTCAACCATCACCTGTATCACAAATGGTACCAGGGCGGCTGGAGCAACTGGGAAGATCTCGGTGGTATGCTCTCATCAGAACCTGCCTGTGTAAGCTGGGGGCCAAACCGTATCGATGTATTTGCACGGGGTATGAACTCCTCTATGTGGCATCTCTGGTGGGATGGTGCCTGGCACGGATGGGAAGACCTGGGTGGCGTGATCACCTCTGCTCCAGCCGTATCTTCATGGGCGAGTGGCAGACTGGATTGCTTTGCCCGCGGACAGAACAACCACCTCTGGCATAAATGGTACGACAAAGGCTGGAGCAACTGGGAAGACCTGCAATCAAATATGTTCGGTAGTCCTGCTGCCGTATCATGGGGTCCAAACCGCATAGATGTATTCTATCCCGGCCAAACCTACAATATGATGCACAAATGGTGGGATGGCCACAACTGGAGTGGCGATGAAAACCTCGGTGGTGCACTCTCCTCCGATGTGGGCGTTTCCTCCTGGGCCGCCGGCAGGTTGGATTGCTTCGTAGAAGGCACCGACTCGCAGATGTACCACAAATGGTATGTATAA
- a CDS encoding RNA polymerase sigma factor — translation MSGEQSLWDGIRESHVNSLEALYLQYNEELYGYGRKFTSDMHLVEDAVQETFISLWKYRQSLQVKSGYSFYLLKSFRNHLFRLLKSRANTTYTDEQPEFHFEIGMDSHLIAGEEQAILKKKVQEALIQLTSKQREIIYLRFFEGLSFEEIADLMNMQVRGTYKLTARALAALKELMGGAAGTALLLAFLKG, via the coding sequence TTGTCAGGAGAACAATCATTATGGGATGGCATTCGGGAAAGTCATGTAAACAGTCTTGAAGCATTATACCTTCAATATAATGAAGAGCTTTATGGGTATGGCAGAAAATTTACCAGTGATATGCACCTGGTAGAAGACGCTGTGCAGGAGACTTTTATCTCCTTGTGGAAATACAGGCAGTCTTTGCAGGTTAAAAGCGGCTACAGCTTTTATCTGCTCAAATCCTTCAGGAACCATCTCTTTCGCTTGCTCAAATCCAGAGCGAATACTACCTATACGGATGAACAGCCGGAATTTCATTTTGAAATCGGCATGGACAGCCACCTGATAGCCGGTGAAGAACAGGCCATTCTGAAGAAGAAGGTGCAGGAAGCCCTTATTCAGCTCACCAGCAAGCAAAGGGAAATTATCTACCTCCGTTTCTTTGAAGGGCTCTCCTTCGAGGAAATTGCAGATTTGATGAATATGCAGGTCAGGGGAACCTACAAGCTCACTGCCCGTGCACTGGCTGCCTTAAAAGAGCTGATGGGTGGGGCTGCCGGAACTGCGCTGCTGCTCGCTTTCCTGAAAGGATAA
- a CDS encoding FecR family protein, protein MHHSIHSYNNYTSHQLATSPYFLEWVKFPDAANNAFWQSFVTAYPDKAVEVDAAVDIARSLHVVHERPTALQQREMWDEIYNNIGNNKLYARKRPLVYIARAAVAIGVVAAASWLIFRPGNKEVNIASNFGEIKTVYLPDSTEVTLNGHSAITYRKEWANREVWIEGEAFFNVRKSVDQQFDVHSNGVDVHVLGTSFNIRNRRGVTAVVLNTGKLMVAASAEKKLILSQPGDMARYDSEQKDLVQKKVPVSKITGWQQHKLQLDQTAVADFFEVLEDDWGYQIEATDSTLLNKKISGEIGMTDKAVLMDALAVILDAKVTQQGSTIIVTPN, encoded by the coding sequence ATGCACCACTCCATACATAGTTATAATAATTATACGAGTCACCAATTGGCTACATCTCCTTACTTCCTGGAGTGGGTAAAGTTCCCTGATGCAGCAAATAATGCTTTCTGGCAATCTTTTGTGACTGCTTACCCGGATAAGGCTGTTGAAGTGGATGCCGCCGTCGATATTGCCCGAAGCCTGCACGTTGTGCATGAGCGCCCTACGGCCCTGCAGCAGCGTGAAATGTGGGATGAAATTTATAATAATATAGGTAATAATAAACTTTATGCGCGCAAGCGCCCATTGGTCTATATAGCCCGTGCTGCCGTCGCTATTGGTGTTGTTGCCGCTGCTTCCTGGCTGATTTTCCGCCCGGGAAACAAAGAGGTGAACATAGCCTCCAACTTTGGAGAAATCAAAACAGTATATCTGCCTGACAGCACTGAAGTGACCCTTAACGGGCATTCTGCTATCACATACAGGAAAGAATGGGCCAACAGAGAGGTATGGATTGAAGGAGAGGCTTTTTTCAATGTCAGAAAGAGTGTAGACCAGCAGTTTGACGTACACAGCAATGGCGTGGACGTACATGTACTGGGAACTTCTTTCAACATTCGCAACCGCAGAGGCGTTACCGCTGTTGTATTAAATACAGGCAAACTAATGGTAGCCGCATCTGCTGAGAAAAAACTGATCCTGTCCCAACCGGGTGATATGGCCCGCTATGATAGTGAACAAAAAGATTTAGTACAAAAGAAAGTACCTGTGTCCAAAATAACGGGCTGGCAGCAGCACAAGCTGCAATTGGACCAGACCGCTGTAGCCGACTTTTTTGAGGTACTGGAAGACGACTGGGGGTACCAGATCGAGGCAACCGATTCTACGCTTTTAAACAAGAAAATTAGCGGAGAGATCGGGATGACCGACAAAGCCGTTCTCATGGACGCACTTGCTGTAATATTAGATGCAAAAGTGACACAGCAGGGATCAACCATCATTGTAACACCCAACTGA